The region TTAATAGTGTTCAATTCTTCCAAAGTAAAATCATGATGGTCTTCAAAAGCTTCCATTTTAGTACCCTTTGGTAAAAATTCTAAAACTCTTTTTGGTTTAGATATTGCAGTTAAAAAAAGTAATTTTAGAGGTAAAACATTTAAAATAGCACCATCTCTTACAAAAGTAACCACTCTTTTAAAATTAACCCCTTCTTTTATCTCCAAATCAGCAAAAGAATAAGCCATTTTTGGCTCTCTATATCCTCCACTTGGAAGACAAAATATATTTGTAGGTTCCTCTTTTGGTCTAATCAATACATCAAACTTTTTAATATCATATTTAGAAAAACCATCATCTAAAAATACTATTTTACAACCCAGTTCTTTGGCCTTTAAAATAGCTTTTTTTCTATCTTCACTTACAATAACTGTAGCATTTGGCAAGGAGTTTGAAAGTAACATTGCTTCATCACCACTAGTTTTAACATCTTCTAATATTTTACCTCTATTTGATACAACAAATAAACCTTTTGATTCTCTTCCATAACCCCTTAAGATAACAGCTACATCATCATATTTTCCAGCTAATTCTATAGTCATAGGAGTTTTGCCACTTCCACCAACAATAATATTTCCAATAGAGATAATAGGAATACCAAAGTCAATAGTTTTTGCACTAGCTCGTTTAAAAGCGATAATAAGCATATAAATAAAAGTTAAAGGAAGTAAAATAAAAGAGATGATTCGTTGAAAGAAGTTAGGGAAGAAGAGATATTCTTCAACCCATAAAAAAAACTTTTGATTCAAAGGTTATACCCAATCAGTAGCTATTTCAATAATTTGATCGCAAATATAATTAACCTCTTCATCTGTTAAACCTGGATACATAGGTATCGATAATATTTGTTGATATGAAGTTAATGCTGAACTAAATTCAGTAATTTTAATAGAATATTTGTGTTTATAATAAGATAAAAGATGAAGTGGAATATAGTTTAATCCTGTTGCAATTCCTCTTTCTCTTAAAGCTCTAGCAAAAGCATCTCTGTTTCTAGAGATTTTGATTATAAAGTGTGTAAAAATATGCTCATCTTTGTGTGATGGTATAGTTACATGTTTAATTCCAGTTAATCTATCTTTATAGATTTTTGCAATCTCTTTTCTTCTTTTGATAAACTTGTTTGTTTTTTTAAGTTGAGCTAGTGAAAATGCAGCATCTAACTCTGAAATATCATATTTATGACCAATATCAACTACATCATAGATATAATCTAAGTTACCAAAATCATCATATGTAGTAGTAATAGCATGTGTTCTAAGTAGTTTTGCTCGTTCTGCTATCTCTTCATTGTTTGTAACAATAACACCAGATCTACTTACTGAGTATTTACCATTTGATGGATTTGTAGAGAAGATTGTCATATCAGCTCTTAAGCTTCCTACAGTTTCATCATTATAAGTTACACCTAAAGCACAAGTTGCATCTTCTATAAGTATGATTCCATATTTTTCTGCAATATCATAAATTCTATCTAGATCAGGAGTTTGTCCTGCAACGAAAGTAATTATTGCACCTCTTAATTTTTTTGTTTTATTTTCTGCAAGTGCTTTTTCAAACTTATTAACATCAATATTCATATCTTCTGTATTGATATCTATAAAAATTGGCTCTGCATCAAAATGTCTAACAACTTCAGGTACATTTACAAAAGAGTTAACAGACATTAAAATCTTGTCCCCTCTTTTAAGTTTTATTGCACTCAAAGCTAAATGGATTGCAGCAGTAGCATTACAAGTAGCTACAGCATATTTTGCACCTACAAAGTTAGCAATATTGTCTTCAAACTCAACAACTTTGTTATTATCTTTGTTCAGCTCTAATACTGACTTAATCTGACTTAACTCTTCTTCACCTATTGATGATTGATAAAAAGATATATCTTTCATTATTAACTCCACTTTATATTTGCAATTACAGTTAATTTTGCTTTTTTCTATATAATTAGCATTTATGCCATAATTTTTTCTTTTAATTTTCCCCAAATATTAATAAATTTATCTTATTATTGGGCTAAACCATCTTATTATAATTTAATCTTCCTTTGTTTTTTCATAAATTTCATCTAAAAATAACGAAGTAGTTTCTTTTATTTTGCTTTTTTGTAACAAAAGTTGCTCTTTTATTGAAATTAACTCATCTAACTGAAAATACTCTAAATAATTTGGATTAATCTCAATTGAATCTTCACCAGTGGTTGAAATCAAACTTTTTATATCTTCTATAATCTCTTTTTTTTCCATTTACTTTACAAACTTATTTACTATTTGTTCTAAATAAAGTTCCATTTTTTCTACACCAATGTCTTTATCTGAACTTTGACAACATTTACAACATGTGCCAGCATCTGTTAACTCTCCAATTTTTTCAATTGAATCAGCACCATTCTCTTTTATTGAAAAGATTATCTCTCCCAATGTTACACCTCTACATTTGCAAACTTCAAAAGAATGAGGAAAACTCTTAGCCATCTATTACCTCTTTTAAGATATCTTTTAAATATATCTCTTTTTTTATTTTTCCAAAATCTGTTTCAGGAAAAATACAATGCCTACAATCTGTACCAGCTGTTGTAAAATCTTGTATTTGACCTAAAGTCTTGATTTTATTTGTATTGATAGAAGTTATAAGTTCACCTAAAGTTACTTTTTTACAATTGCAAACTTCATAATCATGTTTAAAATTTTCTATCAATTATATGCCTCTACTTTTTTTGATAAGTTCATAAGCCTCATTTATCTCTTGAAGCTTTTTAGTAGCTTGATTGATAATATCTTCTGAAGCCCCCTGTCCAGCAACAATATCAGGGTGATGTTTTTTAACCAAAGTTCTATATTTTTTCTTCAAAGTATTATCATCATCATCTTTATTAGCTTCTAAAACTTCATATGCTTTTTCTAAAGATATTGTTTCATTCTCTTTTTGATTTCTATAGAAATTTTCAAATCTATTTACTAGGTTTTCAAAATCTACTTTTTTTATCTGTAAAGCATTTGATATATCTTCAGTTATCATAAATTCAGTTTGTGAAAACTCTTTATCAATAAATGCAAGATTTAAAAGATATTCTAATATTTTAACACGTTTTTGGTAGTCATGTCTTGTTATTTTATATAATTTCTCACATATATTAATAGTATT is a window of Halarcobacter sp. DNA encoding:
- a CDS encoding tetraacyldisaccharide 4'-kinase, encoding MNQKFFLWVEEYLFFPNFFQRIISFILLPLTFIYMLIIAFKRASAKTIDFGIPIISIGNIIVGGSGKTPMTIELAGKYDDVAVILRGYGRESKGLFVVSNRGKILEDVKTSGDEAMLLSNSLPNATVIVSEDRKKAILKAKELGCKIVFLDDGFSKYDIKKFDVLIRPKEEPTNIFCLPSGGYREPKMAYSFADLEIKEGVNFKRVVTFVRDGAILNVLPLKLLFLTAISKPKRVLEFLPKGTKMEAFEDHHDFTLEELNTIKDKYEGYTIVTTSKDFVKLEKFNMEDIILMDLKLEFINSANFKLIDEYINQYLKP
- a CDS encoding DegT/DnrJ/EryC1/StrS aminotransferase family protein; amino-acid sequence: MKDISFYQSSIGEEELSQIKSVLELNKDNNKVVEFEDNIANFVGAKYAVATCNATAAIHLALSAIKLKRGDKILMSVNSFVNVPEVVRHFDAEPIFIDINTEDMNIDVNKFEKALAENKTKKLRGAIITFVAGQTPDLDRIYDIAEKYGIILIEDATCALGVTYNDETVGSLRADMTIFSTNPSNGKYSVSRSGVIVTNNEEIAERAKLLRTHAITTTYDDFGNLDYIYDVVDIGHKYDISELDAAFSLAQLKKTNKFIKRRKEIAKIYKDRLTGIKHVTIPSHKDEHIFTHFIIKISRNRDAFARALRERGIATGLNYIPLHLLSYYKHKYSIKITEFSSALTSYQQILSIPMYPGLTDEEVNYICDQIIEIATDWV
- a CDS encoding (2Fe-2S)-binding protein encodes the protein MAKSFPHSFEVCKCRGVTLGEIIFSIKENGADSIEKIGELTDAGTCCKCCQSSDKDIGVEKMELYLEQIVNKFVK
- a CDS encoding (2Fe-2S)-binding protein, with protein sequence MIENFKHDYEVCNCKKVTLGELITSINTNKIKTLGQIQDFTTAGTDCRHCIFPETDFGKIKKEIYLKDILKEVIDG
- a CDS encoding TerB family tellurite resistance protein, with translation MKLIVLLIIGVILYFIARGYKTEKFENIKLDIKERFNGDLMNHEAGLLVALMAKVAKADGQVSELEAEMLKHTFTDISRHFENSEEVREKLKDIYKTEKESFDNTINICEKLYKITRHDYQKRVKILEYLLNLAFIDKEFSQTEFMITEDISNALQIKKVDFENLVNRFENFYRNQKENETISLEKAYEVLEANKDDDDNTLKKKYRTLVKKHHPDIVAGQGASEDIINQATKKLQEINEAYELIKKSRGI